In the uncultured Methanobrevibacter sp. genome, TTGTCCTGGAATTCCAATTCTTCCATACATATCGGGCATAAAAATTCATAATCGGTAGCCGCATCAAAATCAAGTCTGACATGGCCTTGAGGACAGATGAAAAACATGTTGTTTTCTTCATGTTCCAGTTCATCATTAAGCATTTTCAAATATTGTTCTGAATCTCTATTAATGTGGTTAATGACTTCTTCTTTTTCAAATTTCCAGGAATATGTAAACCATTGGGTTTCAGGGTCTTTACTTCTTTTATAACTAGCTAATCCTAAATCGTAAAGTTTATAAAGTATTTTTCTAACAATATTTAATTTGATTCCAGTTTTTTTGGCGATTTCTTCATCAGTTTCCACACCGTCGATTAATGCTTCAACAATAGGCAAATTACTTTCATCTTCAACAACGTTGGTTAATAATGTCTTTACTAATGGATCATCTATCATTTAATTTCCCCTAAAACACTTTTTTCATTTTAGACTAAAATAAAAAATAATTTTAATATTATTGTTAAGTTTTGTTTTTTGTAATATTTATTGTTTTCTAATTATCACTGCAGGGGTGTGGGTAATGGAGTCAAGTGCTTCAACAGTAACTTCATCGATTTCTGTTCCAAGCACTGCTTTGACACTATGGATGGTTTTCATTTCGGTTGCTAATGATTTTTGATAGTCTTCAGCAATGTTTGCTATTTTAAGTGCAGTTTCAACGTCTATTTCTTCACTGCATCCAAGGGGTGTTGATCCCATATTTTCAGACAGCTGCCCTTTGAAATATCCGAAAAATCCGTTGTCAGCATCGATTCCGTCAATTGCAATTGGCAGGCCTGTAAAGTATTTGCCGTTTTTCATATATGTTGCATCAGTATCAATAATCATGACACAGACGTCCTTTCCGATTTCCTCTTTAATCTCCTTTGCAACTTTTTCAGGATTTTCTGGAAGAAGGGATACAAATGTTCCCGGAGAATTACTCAAATCAATTCCAGCTTCTGAAGCAGGTTTTAAGGCATGTTTTAAACCGTACAATTGAAGTACTACTTCTTTGTGGGCTTTCGTTTCTTCGGGCAGTCTCCTTAAGTTTTTAATAGTCCTTTCCTTGATTCCTAAAGCGGGTCCCAGAACATATCCCCAAAGATATTTGCTCCATACTGTTGTTAAAAATTTTGCGGTTAGTGAAGGTGTGTATTCTGATTCATCCACCAGTCTGTTTTGTGAAACTGAAATTGGGGTCTCAGCTATTACCAGATAATCTCCCTCCCGCATCAGTTCTTTTGCAGGTTCTATTATAGAATTTAAATTTTCATTCGGTTTAATGTAGCCTGTTTCAATAGGAATAACAATATATTCTCCATTAATTACATGTTTTATATTTTCTAAATCATTCATAAAAATCTTAAATAAAATTTATTACTAATATATAATATAAAATAGATTATAATAAATTATCTATTGGGGTAAATATCATGGCAAGAAAATTCATAACATATTTTGATAAACAAGGTGATGATTACACTGACGAATTGATTTTGGCTGTTAAAGACAAATTGGAAATTTGCGATAACATCAAATATATTTTGATAGCTTCTTCATCCGGAAAATCAGCATTAAAATTAAGAGAAGCTATTGATGATGATAACATCACTATAATCAATGTTTCACATAATGTAGGATTCAGCGGAGATAACGAATCAGACATTTCCGATGAAATGATTGAAAAATTAGAAAATGTTGGGGTAAAAACTTATCAGGGTTTGCATGCATTCAGCGGAGCTGCAAGAGGCGTCACTAATAAATACGGAGGTTATTCTCCATTGGATGTTGTGGCAGATACATTAAGAATGTTTTCTCATGGTGTAAAGGTTGCTGCTGAAATATCATTAATGGCTAGTGATGCGGGTCTTATTCCTGTAGGTGAAGAAATAATTGCTATTGGTGGAAGGGCTCATGGTGTCGACACTGCAGTTATTTTGACTCCGGTCAACTCAAAAAATTTATTTAACATGCAATTCCATGAAATTATTGCGATGCCAAGGGATTAATTATTTTTTTAATTTTTTGCAAAAATTTCGTAGTAGTTTAAATAATAGTTGCATTTAAATATTAGTTACGATAGAAATATTTAACAATTATTTTAATAGCAGAGTATGTGGGGTTAGTTTGTGAAAATTATAGATGATGCAATCAAGGAATCCGAACAGAGAATGGAAGAGAAACAGCCAGAAAAAATCTCTTCTGACATAGATGAAGATTTAATTAATATTATTCAAGGCGTAAAAACTAATATTTTTGTTGTTGGTGCTGGAGGAGCAGGAAACAACACTATTTCAAGATTAAACGAAATGGGTATTGAAGGTGCAACAACTATCGCTGTCAATACCGATGCTCAAGATTTATTTTACTGTCAATCAAGTAAAAAGATCCTTTTAGGAAGACAAACTTCCAAAGGTTTAGGAGCAGGTGGAGAACCTTCCGTTGGTGAAGAATGCGC is a window encoding:
- the tfe gene encoding transcription factor E; the encoded protein is MIDDPLVKTLLTNVVEDESNLPIVEALIDGVETDEEIAKKTGIKLNIVRKILYKLYDLGLASYKRSKDPETQWFTYSWKFEKEEVINHINRDSEQYLKMLNDELEHEENNMFFICPQGHVRLDFDAATDYEFLCPICMEELEFQDNSANIKQLKEDIKMVESNFKSFNKKNS
- a CDS encoding coenzyme F420-0:L-glutamate ligase, coding for MNDLENIKHVINGEYIVIPIETGYIKPNENLNSIIEPAKELMREGDYLVIAETPISVSQNRLVDESEYTPSLTAKFLTTVWSKYLWGYVLGPALGIKERTIKNLRRLPEETKAHKEVVLQLYGLKHALKPASEAGIDLSNSPGTFVSLLPENPEKVAKEIKEEIGKDVCVMIIDTDATYMKNGKYFTGLPIAIDGIDADNGFFGYFKGQLSENMGSTPLGCSEEIDVETALKIANIAEDYQKSLATEMKTIHSVKAVLGTEIDEVTVEALDSITHTPAVIIRKQ
- a CDS encoding pyruvate kinase alpha/beta domain-containing protein gives rise to the protein MARKFITYFDKQGDDYTDELILAVKDKLEICDNIKYILIASSSGKSALKLREAIDDDNITIINVSHNVGFSGDNESDISDEMIEKLENVGVKTYQGLHAFSGAARGVTNKYGGYSPLDVVADTLRMFSHGVKVAAEISLMASDAGLIPVGEEIIAIGGRAHGVDTAVILTPVNSKNLFNMQFHEIIAMPRD